In Felis catus isolate Fca126 chromosome E1, F.catus_Fca126_mat1.0, whole genome shotgun sequence, the following proteins share a genomic window:
- the CYGB gene encoding cytoglobin isoform X1 produces the protein MEKVPGEMEIERRERSEELSEAERKAVQATWARLYANCEDVGVAILVRFFVNFPSAKQYFSQFKHMTEPLEMERSPQLRKHACRVMGALNTVVENLHDPEKVSSVLALVGKAHALKHKVEPVYFKILSGVILEVIAEEFANDFPPETQRAWAKLRGLIYSHVTAAYKEVGWPSGHAALLGAIGPPLSPPPSQAAP, from the exons ATGGAGAAAGTGCCGGGCGAGATGGAGATTGAGCGCAGGGAGCGGAGCGAGGAGCTGTCCGAGGCGGAGAGGAAGGCGGTGCAGGCTACGTGGGCCCGGCTCTATGCCAACTGCGAGGACGTGGGGGTGGCCATCCTGGTGAG gtTCTTCGTGAACTTCCCGTCCGCCAAGCAGTACTTCAGCCAGTTCAAGCACATGACCGAGCCCCTGGAAATGGAGCGGAGCCCCCAGCTGCGGAAACACGCCTGCCGGGTCATGGGGGCCCTCAACACTGTCGTGGAGAACCTACATGACCCCGAGAAGGTATCCTCTGTGCTCGCCCTTGTGGGCAAAGCCCACGCCCTCAAGCATAAGGTGGAGCCCGTGTACTTCAAG atcCTCTCCGGGGTAATTCTGGAAGTGATCGCCGAGGAATTTGCCAATGACTTCCCACCAGAGACGCAGAGAGCCTGGGCCAAGCTGCGTGGCCTCATCTACAGCCATGTGACTGCTGCCTACAAGGAAGTGGGCTGG CCCTCCGGCCACGCTGCCCTCCTCGGGGCCATAGGaccccccctctctcctcccccctcccaggcaGCACCCTGA
- the CYGB gene encoding cytoglobin isoform X2 → MEKVPGEMEIERRERSEELSEAERKAVQATWARLYANCEDVGVAILVRFFVNFPSAKQYFSQFKHMTEPLEMERSPQLRKHACRVMGALNTVVENLHDPEKVSSVLALVGKAHALKHKVEPVYFKILSGVILEVIAEEFANDFPPETQRAWAKLRGLIYSHVTAAYKEVGWVQQVPNATTPPATLPSSGP, encoded by the exons ATGGAGAAAGTGCCGGGCGAGATGGAGATTGAGCGCAGGGAGCGGAGCGAGGAGCTGTCCGAGGCGGAGAGGAAGGCGGTGCAGGCTACGTGGGCCCGGCTCTATGCCAACTGCGAGGACGTGGGGGTGGCCATCCTGGTGAG gtTCTTCGTGAACTTCCCGTCCGCCAAGCAGTACTTCAGCCAGTTCAAGCACATGACCGAGCCCCTGGAAATGGAGCGGAGCCCCCAGCTGCGGAAACACGCCTGCCGGGTCATGGGGGCCCTCAACACTGTCGTGGAGAACCTACATGACCCCGAGAAGGTATCCTCTGTGCTCGCCCTTGTGGGCAAAGCCCACGCCCTCAAGCATAAGGTGGAGCCCGTGTACTTCAAG atcCTCTCCGGGGTAATTCTGGAAGTGATCGCCGAGGAATTTGCCAATGACTTCCCACCAGAGACGCAGAGAGCCTGGGCCAAGCTGCGTGGCCTCATCTACAGCCATGTGACTGCTGCCTACAAGGAAGTGGGCTGGGTACAGCAGGTCCCCAACGCCACCAc CCCTCCGGCCACGCTGCCCTCCTCGGGGCCATAG
- the CYGB gene encoding cytoglobin isoform X3, translating into MEKVPGEMEIERRERSEELSEAERKAVQATWARLYANCEDVGVAILVRFFVNFPSAKQYFSQFKHMTEPLEMERSPQLRKHACRVMGALNTVVENLHDPEKVSSVLALVGKAHALKHKVEPVYFKILSGVILEVIAEEFANDFPPETQRAWAKLRGLIYSHVTAAYKEVGWVQQVPNATT; encoded by the exons ATGGAGAAAGTGCCGGGCGAGATGGAGATTGAGCGCAGGGAGCGGAGCGAGGAGCTGTCCGAGGCGGAGAGGAAGGCGGTGCAGGCTACGTGGGCCCGGCTCTATGCCAACTGCGAGGACGTGGGGGTGGCCATCCTGGTGAG gtTCTTCGTGAACTTCCCGTCCGCCAAGCAGTACTTCAGCCAGTTCAAGCACATGACCGAGCCCCTGGAAATGGAGCGGAGCCCCCAGCTGCGGAAACACGCCTGCCGGGTCATGGGGGCCCTCAACACTGTCGTGGAGAACCTACATGACCCCGAGAAGGTATCCTCTGTGCTCGCCCTTGTGGGCAAAGCCCACGCCCTCAAGCATAAGGTGGAGCCCGTGTACTTCAAG atcCTCTCCGGGGTAATTCTGGAAGTGATCGCCGAGGAATTTGCCAATGACTTCCCACCAGAGACGCAGAGAGCCTGGGCCAAGCTGCGTGGCCTCATCTACAGCCATGTGACTGCTGCCTACAAGGAAGTGGGCTGGGTACAGCAGGTCCCCAACGCCACCAcgtga